A genome region from Geminicoccus roseus DSM 18922 includes the following:
- a CDS encoding class II aldolase/adducin family protein produces MAKVKHRKLRQEIIDACLRMTELGINQGTAGNISARIDEGIIITPTGMPYEDLKPSDLPVVFWDGTYEGERMPSSEWRFHWDIQRSRRDIDVVVHNHAMHCVALACMNADIPPFHYMVTIAGGHDIRCAKYARYGTQELSDNAIEALKDRYACLLANHGMIAIGGTVKKTLGLAHEVEVMAAQYWRVLAAGKAKLLNAEQMDDVLVRIRNYGKQPEDILDGTPPAMEPPPRRR; encoded by the coding sequence ATGGCGAAGGTCAAGCATCGTAAGCTTCGGCAGGAAATCATCGACGCCTGCCTGCGCATGACCGAACTCGGGATCAACCAGGGCACCGCCGGCAACATCAGCGCCCGCATCGACGAAGGCATCATCATCACCCCGACCGGGATGCCCTACGAGGACCTGAAGCCTTCCGACCTGCCGGTGGTGTTTTGGGACGGCACCTACGAAGGCGAGCGGATGCCGTCCTCGGAGTGGCGCTTCCACTGGGACATCCAGCGCTCGCGCCGCGACATCGACGTGGTGGTGCACAACCATGCGATGCATTGCGTGGCGCTGGCCTGCATGAACGCCGACATCCCACCCTTCCACTACATGGTCACCATCGCCGGCGGCCACGACATCCGCTGCGCGAAATACGCGCGCTACGGCACCCAGGAACTGTCCGACAACGCCATCGAGGCGCTGAAGGACCGCTATGCCTGCCTGCTCGCCAACCACGGCATGATCGCGATCGGCGGGACCGTGAAGAAGACCCTGGGCCTCGCCCACGAGGTGGAGGTCATGGCGGCGCAGTACTGGCGCGTCCTGGCGGCTGGCAAGGCGAAGCTCCTGAACGCCGAGCAGATGGACGACGTGCTGGTCCGCATCCGCAACTACGGCAAGCAGCCCGAAGACATCCTGGACGGCACGCCGCCCGCCATGGAGCCGCCGCCCAGGCGGCGCTGA
- a CDS encoding sigma-70 family RNA polymerase sigma factor yields MIERVAVRKDRQAFAALFQHFAPRIKAYLRRLGATEPAADDLCQEAMLSVWRRAEQYDRRLASPATWIYTIARNKRIDSLRRDRGTETMTDDLIESEPDGAPLGEEVVMANEMRDKIMAAVQTLPPDQAALLKVFYFEEKSHSTIADEMALPLGTVKSRLRLALGKMRSMMIDVND; encoded by the coding sequence TTGATCGAGCGGGTGGCTGTGCGCAAGGACCGTCAGGCGTTCGCGGCGCTGTTCCAGCATTTCGCGCCCCGGATCAAAGCCTATCTCCGCCGCCTGGGCGCCACGGAGCCTGCCGCCGACGACCTGTGCCAGGAGGCGATGCTGTCGGTCTGGCGGCGCGCCGAGCAGTACGACCGGCGCCTGGCTTCGCCAGCGACCTGGATCTACACGATCGCCCGCAACAAGCGGATCGATTCGCTCCGCCGCGACCGCGGCACCGAGACGATGACCGACGATCTGATCGAGAGCGAGCCCGATGGTGCGCCGCTGGGCGAGGAGGTCGTGATGGCGAACGAGATGCGCGACAAGATCATGGCGGCCGTCCAGACCCTGCCGCCGGACCAGGCAGCGCTCCTGAAGGTGTTCTATTTCGAGGAAAAGTCACACAGCACGATCGCCGACGAGATGGCCCTGCCGCTCGGCACGGTGAAGTCACGATTGCGGCTGGCTCTAGGAAAGATGCGCTCGATGATGATCGACGTGAACGATTAG
- a CDS encoding DUF2390 domain-containing protein — MYGRPGVAGHCLRLQDEHGFDVSLGLAALVDGQAGRAWSPPFLAELRATGWDERSAVTSALRHARRLAKPLASVDPAMAELRTAILRQELEAERLAVAWLEERLGPLPDPDRTDPVTASANLRLVTGPNPPQHLLDPLLGFDDG, encoded by the coding sequence ATCTATGGCCGGCCGGGCGTGGCCGGGCACTGCCTGCGCCTGCAGGACGAGCACGGCTTCGACGTGAGCCTGGGCCTGGCGGCGCTGGTGGACGGCCAGGCCGGCCGGGCATGGTCGCCGCCCTTCCTGGCCGAGCTGCGTGCTACCGGATGGGACGAGCGCAGCGCCGTCACCAGCGCCCTGCGCCATGCCCGCCGCCTGGCCAAGCCCCTGGCCTCCGTCGACCCCGCCATGGCCGAGCTGCGCACCGCGATCCTGCGCCAGGAGCTTGAGGCGGAGCGGCTGGCGGTGGCGTGGCTGGAGGAGCGGCTGGGACCGCTGCCGGACCCGGACCGCACCGATCCGGTGACGGCTTCCGCCAACCTGCGGCTGGTGACAGGCCCGAACCCGCCACAACACCTTCTCGATCCGCTGCTCGGGTTCGACGACGGTTGA
- a CDS encoding sulfite exporter TauE/SafE family protein, producing MELYLPIAEMSVDMVVLLGLGAIVGFLSGMFGVGGGFLMTPLLIFMGIPPAVAVGTQALQILASSFSSVLNHIQRGSVDLKMGAVLVGGGILGSSLGIVIFRIVRDLGYIDVTIAFSYVILLGTVGATMLNESLRTVLQTIRPRGSSQPKRSQRHGFAHRWPLKLRFPRSRLYISALLPALIGGAVGILTAIMGVGGGFVMIPAMIYLIKMPASIVVGTSLFQITFVAALTTFLQATFNHTVDIVLGLLLIVGGVIGAQIGTRVALQLRGEYMRLALALLIILVCLKLVWDLISTPTFPFELVN from the coding sequence ATGGAACTGTACCTTCCGATCGCCGAGATGTCGGTGGACATGGTCGTCCTGCTGGGCCTGGGAGCCATCGTCGGATTCCTGTCCGGGATGTTCGGGGTGGGCGGCGGCTTCCTGATGACGCCGCTGCTGATCTTCATGGGGATCCCGCCGGCCGTCGCCGTGGGGACCCAGGCCCTGCAGATCCTGGCCTCCTCGTTCAGTTCCGTCCTCAACCACATCCAGCGCGGCTCGGTCGACCTGAAGATGGGCGCGGTGCTGGTGGGCGGGGGCATCCTGGGCTCCAGCCTCGGCATCGTGATCTTCCGGATCGTGCGCGACCTCGGCTATATCGACGTCACCATCGCGTTCTCCTACGTGATCCTGCTGGGCACGGTCGGCGCCACCATGCTCAACGAGAGCCTGCGCACCGTCCTGCAGACGATCCGGCCCCGTGGCTCCAGCCAGCCCAAGCGCAGCCAGCGCCACGGCTTCGCCCATCGCTGGCCGCTGAAGCTGCGCTTCCCCCGTTCGCGCCTCTACATCAGCGCGCTCCTGCCGGCGCTGATCGGGGGCGCGGTCGGCATCCTGACCGCGATCATGGGCGTGGGTGGCGGATTCGTGATGATCCCGGCCATGATCTACCTGATCAAGATGCCGGCATCGATCGTGGTCGGCACCTCCCTGTTCCAGATCACCTTCGTCGCGGCGCTGACCACCTTCCTGCAGGCCACCTTCAACCACACGGTCGACATCGTGCTGGGCCTCCTGCTGATCGTGGGCGGCGTCATCGGCGCCCAGATCGGCACCCGGGTCGCCCTGCAGCTGCGCGGCGAGTACATGCGCCTGGCCCTGGCGCTGCTGATCATCCTGGTCTGCCTGAAGCTGGTCTGGGACCTGATCTCGACCCCGACCTTCCCCTTTGAACTCGTGAACTGA
- a CDS encoding ChrR family anti-sigma-E factor produces MDEVRQELLMGYAAGQLPAPMALAVATHAALNPRARGIVRGYEEIGGAFLADLKPEPLAPGSLEAMLARLDEPPPPPPPMHGLESGIPPVLARHLPAPLDDMPWTWRGPLCEYPLLTDMDGFDTRFFRLKAGWPVPKHTHEGLELTVVVRGAYSDNTGRYLRGDMAIADAAIDHRPWAERGEDCFCLAVTDAGRKLTDPILRLLNGIIRV; encoded by the coding sequence ATGGACGAGGTCCGCCAGGAACTGCTGATGGGGTACGCTGCGGGGCAACTGCCGGCGCCGATGGCGCTCGCGGTGGCGACCCATGCCGCCCTGAACCCCCGGGCCCGCGGCATTGTGCGCGGCTACGAGGAGATCGGCGGTGCGTTCCTGGCGGACCTGAAGCCCGAGCCGCTGGCGCCCGGCAGCCTGGAGGCGATGCTGGCCCGCCTGGACGAGCCCCCGCCACCGCCGCCCCCGATGCATGGCCTGGAATCCGGGATCCCGCCGGTCCTGGCGCGGCACCTGCCGGCCCCGCTGGACGACATGCCCTGGACCTGGCGCGGACCGCTCTGCGAGTATCCGTTGCTCACCGACATGGACGGCTTCGACACGCGGTTCTTCCGCCTCAAGGCCGGATGGCCGGTGCCCAAGCATACCCATGAAGGGCTGGAGCTGACCGTGGTGGTGCGCGGCGCCTACAGCGACAATACCGGGCGCTACCTGCGCGGCGACATGGCGATCGCCGATGCCGCGATCGACCACCGCCCCTGGGCGGAGCGGGGCGAGGACTGCTTCTGCCTGGCGGTGACCGATGCCGGCCGCAAGCTGACCGACCCGATCCTGCGCCTGCTCAACGGGATCATCCGGGTCTGA
- a CDS encoding FGGY-family carbohydrate kinase, giving the protein MSEGQRDAVLVLDVGKTNMKLLAIDTEGTILGQSRAPNRPLPGPPWQHPDVEATEAWLMEALRDLARQVNVVAIVPTAYGSTCAMLDAQGELAFPIMDYEDEHSADVIESYAREAPPFNETFCSVAPNGMLLARQLWRARREHPEQFAKVATVVPLGQYWGFRLTGELAWEQCALGAQTQLIATSTGEWSSVARKFGFDRLFPKRLRAGDVLGRIRPEIAEATGVPTGTPVRVGIHDSNADYGRYRMAGLEHFTLLSSGTWLITFDTDLPLGELDPARDMVSNTDFTGKPVATARFMAGREFDLVSQLMGPGGAEPDEATVARLIARGTMALPTFNMNGDTFPGTGGKGRVVGPPLADANEARALASLYVALGTDVVLDLLKSKSQLILAGGLAKDRQYAPILAALRAPQPLSCSSEPDSTALGAAELHWRLVRPTPTIALTPVAPARIPGLEDYQAQWKQAVQTG; this is encoded by the coding sequence ATGAGCGAAGGACAGCGGGACGCGGTGCTGGTGCTCGATGTCGGCAAGACCAACATGAAGCTCCTCGCGATCGATACCGAAGGAACGATCCTGGGGCAGAGCCGCGCCCCGAACCGGCCGCTGCCGGGACCGCCCTGGCAGCATCCCGACGTCGAGGCGACCGAGGCCTGGCTGATGGAGGCGCTTCGCGACCTGGCCCGGCAGGTCAACGTCGTGGCGATCGTGCCGACCGCCTACGGGTCGACCTGCGCGATGCTGGATGCGCAGGGCGAGCTGGCCTTCCCGATCATGGACTACGAGGACGAGCACTCGGCCGACGTGATCGAGAGCTACGCCCGGGAGGCGCCGCCGTTCAACGAGACCTTCTGCTCGGTGGCGCCGAACGGGATGCTGCTGGCGCGCCAGCTCTGGCGGGCCCGGCGGGAACATCCCGAGCAGTTTGCCAAGGTCGCCACGGTGGTGCCGCTCGGCCAGTACTGGGGGTTCCGGCTCACCGGCGAGCTTGCCTGGGAACAGTGCGCGCTCGGCGCCCAGACCCAGCTGATCGCCACCTCCACCGGCGAGTGGTCGAGCGTCGCCCGCAAGTTTGGATTCGACCGGCTGTTTCCCAAGCGGCTGCGCGCCGGCGATGTGCTGGGCAGGATCCGCCCGGAGATTGCCGAGGCTACCGGCGTCCCGACCGGGACGCCGGTCCGGGTCGGCATCCATGACAGCAACGCCGACTACGGCCGCTACCGGATGGCGGGGCTGGAGCACTTCACCCTGCTCTCGTCCGGCACCTGGCTGATCACCTTCGACACCGACCTGCCGCTGGGCGAGCTCGACCCGGCGCGCGACATGGTCAGCAACACCGACTTCACCGGCAAGCCGGTCGCCACCGCGCGGTTCATGGCCGGCCGCGAGTTCGACCTGGTTTCCCAGCTCATGGGGCCGGGCGGGGCGGAGCCGGACGAGGCCACGGTCGCGCGGCTGATCGCCCGGGGCACCATGGCCCTGCCGACCTTCAACATGAACGGCGACACCTTCCCGGGCACCGGCGGCAAGGGCCGGGTGGTGGGTCCCCCGCTCGCCGACGCCAACGAGGCCCGTGCGCTGGCCTCCCTGTACGTGGCGCTCGGTACCGACGTCGTTCTCGACCTGCTCAAGAGCAAGTCGCAGCTGATCCTGGCCGGCGGCCTCGCCAAGGACCGCCAGTACGCGCCGATCCTGGCCGCCCTGCGGGCGCCGCAGCCCTTGAGCTGCTCGTCCGAGCCCGACAGCACCGCCCTTGGAGCCGCGGAACTGCACTGGCGGCTGGTGCGGCCGACCCCGACGATCGCGCTCACCCCGGTGGCACCCGCCCGGATCCCCGGGCTCGAGGACTATCAGGCGCAGTGGAAACAGGCGGTCCAGACCGGCTGA